A genomic segment from Atribacteraceae bacterium encodes:
- the oadA gene encoding sodium-extruding oxaloacetate decarboxylase subunit alpha, with translation MVKIIDTTLRDAHQSLIATRMRTEDMLPILNKLDEVGFYSLEVWGGATFDSSIRFLAEDPWERLRKIRAGVKKTKLQMLLRGQNLLGYRHYSDDIVKRFVPLCVKNGIDIIRVFDALNDIRNMELAIRMAKDAGAVVQGGISYTTSPVHTIENFVELAVQLKRLGSDVICIKDMSGIISPKVAFELVTALKKNVNLPVDLHTHSTSGMGMLSYYAACQAGVDIIDCAFSPFAGGTSQPPLEAMVAGLQNTPYDTGINLEQLLDIGYYFLKIKEKYVSLCSPVAERSDVSVLIHQVPGGMISNLYSQLKEQKALGRYNDVLKEVPRVRADLGYPPLVTPTSQIVGIQAVLNVLQGERYKKVTEEVKNYCLGLYGKPSAPINPEILKKVIGDRKPIDVRPADILEPELEKIQKEAEEQKVPINSEEDLMMYALYPQIAAKLLRGEAVAEELVCEMKPSAVPATTSLVSDEFIITVDDEEFRVKIRPAIDGREAKEAVPESPRKRKDIPQGAVISPMQGMVVSLKKNIGDPVQVGETLVVLEAMKMQNEIHAVTEGIVKEVYTFATEIVDSGDVLMVIE, from the coding sequence ATGGTTAAAATCATCGACACCACATTGCGGGATGCCCACCAATCCCTGATCGCCACCCGGATGCGAACCGAAGACATGCTTCCGATCCTCAATAAATTGGACGAGGTCGGTTTCTATTCACTGGAAGTTTGGGGCGGGGCGACTTTCGACTCCTCCATCCGATTTCTGGCTGAAGACCCTTGGGAACGCCTTCGGAAAATCCGTGCCGGCGTCAAAAAAACCAAACTACAGATGCTTCTGCGAGGCCAGAACCTCTTAGGATACCGTCACTATAGCGACGATATCGTGAAACGGTTTGTCCCCTTGTGTGTGAAAAACGGCATCGATATTATCCGGGTGTTCGACGCTCTCAACGATATCCGGAATATGGAACTGGCTATCCGTATGGCCAAAGACGCCGGCGCCGTGGTACAGGGGGGAATATCCTATACCACGAGTCCCGTCCATACCATAGAGAATTTCGTCGAGCTGGCGGTTCAGCTCAAGCGGTTGGGTTCCGACGTGATTTGCATCAAAGACATGTCAGGGATCATTTCACCCAAGGTTGCCTTTGAACTGGTCACCGCCCTGAAAAAAAACGTCAACCTCCCCGTCGACCTCCACACCCATTCGACGAGCGGGATGGGGATGCTGAGCTATTATGCCGCCTGCCAGGCCGGGGTAGACATTATCGATTGCGCTTTCTCGCCGTTTGCCGGTGGGACGTCCCAGCCACCGCTCGAGGCCATGGTGGCCGGACTCCAGAATACGCCCTATGACACGGGTATTAACCTGGAACAATTGCTGGACATAGGCTACTATTTTCTTAAGATCAAGGAAAAATACGTCTCATTGTGTAGTCCGGTCGCCGAACGGTCGGACGTCAGCGTCTTGATCCACCAAGTCCCCGGTGGTATGATTTCCAACCTGTATTCCCAGCTCAAAGAGCAAAAAGCTCTGGGCCGGTATAACGACGTCTTGAAAGAAGTACCCCGGGTCCGCGCAGATTTAGGGTATCCCCCGCTGGTCACCCCGACCAGCCAGATTGTGGGCATCCAGGCGGTACTCAATGTCCTCCAGGGTGAACGCTATAAAAAGGTTACCGAAGAAGTGAAAAACTACTGCCTTGGACTATACGGTAAGCCCTCCGCTCCGATCAATCCGGAAATTCTGAAAAAAGTCATCGGAGACCGTAAGCCGATCGATGTCCGGCCAGCCGATATTTTGGAACCCGAACTGGAAAAAATCCAGAAAGAAGCCGAGGAGCAAAAGGTCCCCATCAACTCTGAGGAAGACCTGATGATGTATGCCCTTTATCCACAGATTGCCGCCAAGCTCCTGCGTGGCGAAGCGGTCGCCGAAGAGCTGGTGTGCGAAATGAAACCATCCGCTGTGCCTGCGACAACTTCACTGGTATCCGATGAGTTCATCATTACGGTAGACGATGAGGAATTTAGGGTTAAAATCCGTCCGGCCATCGATGGCCGGGAAGCCAAGGAAGCGGTGCCGGAGTCTCCCCGCAAGCGCAAAGACATTCCCCAAGGAGCGGTGATTTCGCCCATGCAGGGTATGGTCGTTTCCCTGAAGAAAAATATCGGCGACCCGGTGCAGGTTGGCGAAACGCTGGTTGTTCTGGAGGCAATGAAGATGCAAAATGAAATCCATGCCGTTACCGAAGGTATCGTCAAAGAAGTGTATACCTTCGCCACCGAGATCGTCGACTC